The Marivivens sp. LCG002 genome contains a region encoding:
- the hisS gene encoding histidine--tRNA ligase: protein MAKDKKQPRPQAITPKGFRDYFGVEVTERAAMLNQIAGVYHRYGFEALETSAVETVEALGKFLPDVDRPNEGVFAWQEDDSDWVALRYDLTAPLARVYAQFRNDLPTPYRRYAMGPVWRNEKPGPGRFRQFYQCDADTVGAATVAADAEICAMLSDTLEVVGIPRGDYVVRVNNRKVLNGVMEVAGVLDPNDPDKFVNERGIVLRAIDKLDRLGTDGVRALLGEGRKDPSGDFTKGAGLSPEQAEIVMGFMDARRDSGAATVARLRELVTGSNTGNDGVNELETIAELLDAQGYGADRIVIDPSVVRGLGYYTGPVYEAELTFEILDEKGRPRQFGSVSGGGRYDDLVKRFTGQEVPATGVSIGVDRLLAALRAKGRLTATAKGPVVVTVMDRDRMADYQAMVAELRNAGIRAEVYLGNPKNFGNQLKYADSRNSPVAVIEGGSEKVAGVVQIKDLVLGAQIAQNATLDEWKERPSQYEVPRSELVAKVREILDGQN, encoded by the coding sequence ATGGCCAAGGACAAGAAACAACCCCGCCCACAGGCAATCACGCCCAAAGGTTTCCGCGATTATTTTGGCGTAGAGGTCACCGAGCGTGCCGCGATGCTCAACCAGATCGCAGGGGTGTATCATCGTTATGGCTTCGAGGCTCTGGAAACGAGCGCGGTTGAAACGGTCGAGGCGCTGGGCAAGTTTCTCCCCGATGTGGATCGCCCGAACGAGGGTGTTTTCGCCTGGCAGGAAGACGACAGCGATTGGGTCGCGCTTCGTTATGACCTGACCGCCCCGCTTGCACGCGTTTACGCACAGTTCCGCAATGATCTTCCGACGCCCTATCGCCGCTATGCGATGGGACCCGTCTGGCGCAACGAAAAACCGGGTCCGGGCCGTTTCCGCCAGTTCTATCAGTGTGATGCCGATACCGTTGGCGCGGCGACGGTCGCCGCCGATGCCGAGATTTGCGCGATGCTTTCGGACACGCTGGAAGTCGTCGGTATTCCGCGCGGCGACTATGTTGTGCGGGTGAACAACCGCAAGGTTCTCAACGGCGTGATGGAGGTTGCCGGGGTTCTCGATCCGAATGATCCCGATAAGTTCGTGAACGAGCGCGGCATCGTGCTGCGCGCCATCGACAAGCTGGACCGCCTTGGAACCGATGGTGTCCGCGCGCTGCTTGGTGAGGGCCGCAAAGACCCTTCGGGCGATTTCACCAAGGGGGCGGGTCTTTCGCCCGAGCAGGCCGAGATCGTCATGGGCTTTATGGATGCGCGTCGTGACAGTGGGGCTGCAACGGTCGCTCGCCTGCGCGAGTTGGTAACGGGTTCGAACACCGGCAATGACGGTGTGAACGAGCTTGAAACCATTGCCGAGCTTTTGGATGCGCAGGGATATGGCGCGGACCGTATCGTCATCGACCCTTCGGTGGTGCGCGGTCTCGGGTATTATACAGGCCCCGTTTACGAGGCGGAACTCACCTTCGAAATTCTCGACGAAAAGGGACGCCCGCGTCAATTCGGGTCGGTCTCGGGTGGTGGGCGCTATGACGATCTGGTCAAGCGCTTCACGGGGCAGGAAGTGCCTGCGACGGGGGTTTCGATCGGTGTCGACCGTCTGCTTGCCGCGCTTCGCGCCAAGGGGCGTTTGACCGCGACCGCAAAGGGGCCTGTTGTCGTGACGGTTATGGACCGCGACCGTATGGCCGACTATCAGGCCATGGTGGCAGAGCTTCGCAATGCGGGTATCCGTGCCGAGGTCTATCTTGGAAACCCCAAGAACTTCGGAAACCAGCTCAAGTATGCCGATAGCCGGAACTCTCCCGTTGCCGTGATCGAAGGCGGCTCCGAAAAAGTGGCGGGCGTTGTCCAGATCAAGGACCTCGTCCTTGGGGCCCAGATTGCCCAGAACGCCACTTTGGACGAATGGAAAGAGCGCCCGAGCCAATACGAAGTGCCACGTAGTGAGCTTGTCGCCAAAGTGCGCGAAATTCTGGACGGGCAGAACTGA
- a CDS encoding SlyX family protein: protein MSDIIRLEEKIAHLTRMVEELSDVVAKQQVDLDLAKRRIGMLLEREAQREMDGESMIPLADQRPPHW from the coding sequence ATGTCAGACATAATACGCCTCGAAGAAAAGATCGCGCACCTCACCCGAATGGTCGAGGAGCTCTCGGATGTGGTCGCCAAGCAGCAGGTCGACCTTGATCTGGCCAAAAGGCGGATCGGGATGCTTCTGGAGCGTGAGGCCCAGCGCGAAATGGACGGCGAGAGCATGATCCCGCTGGCCGATCAACGCCCCCCGCATTGGTAA
- the dnaE gene encoding DNA polymerase III subunit alpha gives MSDSARFIHLRVHTEYSLLEGAVRVKKLAGMAAAMNMPAVAVTDTNNMFCGLEFSEYAGKDGVQPIVGCQIDLAYVAPEPGKRPEPPAPIVLLAQSEQGYMNLMKLNSALYLDQGGQLPHVTLDDLKAHNAGLICLSGGPDGPVGRLLRMGQSVKAEALVRSLHDIYADRFYIELQRHPEEGGLPEAERLSERGHIEMAYDMDIPLVATNDVYFPKPDIYEAHDALICIAQGAYVDQQEPRRRLTPQHYFKSQEEMVALFADLPEAIENTVEIAKRCAFKVYKRAPILPKFADDEVEELRRQAWEGLDKRLSVIKAVADRKVYEERLQFELDIIEGMGFPGYFLIVADFIKWSKDNGIPVGPGRGSGAGSLVAYVLTITDLDPLRYSLLFERFLNPERVSMPDFDIDFCMDRREETIRYVQEKYGRDKVGQIITFGALLSKAAVRDVGRVLQMPYGQVDRLSKMIPVEGVKPVSIEQALAQEERLREEARNEEVVDRLLTYGMKIEGLLRNASTHAAGVVIGDRPLDELVPLYQDPRSDMPATQFNMKWVEQAGLVKFDFLGLKTLTVIQSAMNLIFKSGRPLHVAADGRKLYEPAEGAENEINAIPLDDERTYKLYADAKTVAVFQVESTGMMDALKRMKPTCIEDIVALVALYRPGPMENIPVYCEVKHGKRELESIHPTIDHILAETQGIIVYQEQVMQIAQVMAGYSLGGADLLRRAMGKKIAEEMAKERPKFIEGAKATHNVPEKKAGEVFDLLEKFANYGFNKSHAAAYAVVSYQTAWLKANHPVEFMAGVMNCDIHLTDKLAVYFQEVKKGLGIDYIPPCVNRSLATFDVVDQKLVYALGALKNVGVEAMKLIVEARGDKPFVNLFDFARRADLKRVGKRPLEMLARAGAFDQLDSNRRRVFESLDALSGYSAAVHEQKSSNQVSLFGDAGDDLPEPRLPRCDDWLPAERLAEEFKAIGFYLSGHPLDDYLPALKRKQVLTLDEVTAKAERGACIVKMAGTVSGRQERKSARGNRFAFAQLSDPTGGYEVTIFSDTLEACRDFLETGAQVVLQVEATMESDQLKLLARSVSPIDNVVADAGSTGLRIFVDEEEAIASVASVLESARRDKVRGGRGPIYFCLLRPDLPGEVELDIGEEFPLNPQIKGAIKSLNGVIEVEEV, from the coding sequence ATGAGTGACTCTGCCAGATTTATACACCTCCGCGTCCATACCGAATATTCGCTTCTGGAAGGCGCTGTTCGCGTCAAGAAACTGGCGGGAATGGCGGCTGCAATGAACATGCCCGCCGTTGCCGTGACGGATACGAACAACATGTTCTGCGGGCTCGAATTTTCGGAATATGCGGGCAAGGATGGTGTTCAACCGATCGTCGGCTGTCAGATCGATTTGGCCTATGTCGCGCCCGAGCCCGGAAAACGCCCCGAGCCGCCTGCGCCGATCGTTCTCTTGGCGCAGTCCGAGCAAGGTTACATGAACCTGATGAAGCTCAATTCCGCGCTCTATCTGGATCAGGGCGGCCAGCTTCCGCATGTGACACTAGATGACCTAAAGGCCCATAATGCGGGATTGATCTGTCTCTCCGGTGGTCCGGATGGCCCTGTCGGGCGGCTCTTGCGCATGGGGCAGAGCGTCAAGGCCGAAGCTTTGGTCAGGTCGCTTCACGACATCTATGCCGACAGGTTTTATATCGAGCTACAGCGCCACCCCGAGGAAGGCGGTCTTCCCGAAGCCGAACGATTGAGCGAGCGCGGGCATATTGAAATGGCCTACGACATGGATATCCCGCTCGTGGCGACCAATGATGTGTATTTCCCCAAGCCCGACATCTATGAGGCCCACGACGCGCTTATCTGTATCGCCCAAGGCGCCTATGTCGATCAGCAAGAGCCGCGCCGTCGTCTCACGCCGCAACACTACTTCAAGAGCCAAGAGGAAATGGTTGCGCTTTTTGCCGATCTTCCTGAAGCGATTGAAAACACAGTCGAGATTGCGAAGCGCTGCGCGTTCAAGGTTTATAAGCGTGCGCCGATCCTCCCCAAATTCGCCGACGACGAGGTGGAGGAACTTCGCCGTCAGGCTTGGGAAGGTTTGGACAAGCGCCTTTCGGTGATCAAGGCGGTTGCGGACCGCAAGGTTTACGAAGAACGGCTCCAGTTCGAGCTTGATATCATCGAAGGCATGGGGTTCCCCGGCTACTTCCTGATCGTTGCCGACTTTATCAAATGGTCCAAGGACAATGGCATTCCCGTCGGTCCGGGGCGGGGGTCGGGTGCAGGTTCACTCGTCGCTTATGTGCTGACGATCACCGACCTTGATCCTTTGCGCTACTCGCTTCTCTTCGAACGTTTTCTCAATCCCGAACGTGTTTCGATGCCGGACTTCGACATCGACTTTTGCATGGATCGTCGCGAAGAAACGATCCGCTATGTGCAGGAAAAATACGGTCGCGACAAAGTCGGGCAGATCATCACATTCGGCGCGCTTTTGTCCAAAGCGGCCGTCCGCGACGTTGGGCGCGTTCTCCAGATGCCATATGGTCAGGTCGACCGCCTCTCCAAGATGATCCCTGTCGAAGGCGTTAAGCCCGTCTCGATCGAACAGGCTTTGGCGCAGGAAGAGCGACTTCGCGAAGAGGCCCGCAACGAGGAAGTCGTAGATCGACTTTTGACCTATGGGATGAAGATCGAGGGGCTCTTGCGCAACGCCTCGACCCACGCTGCAGGCGTGGTGATCGGAGATCGTCCGCTCGACGAGCTTGTGCCGCTCTATCAGGATCCGCGTTCGGATATGCCTGCGACCCAGTTCAACATGAAATGGGTCGAGCAGGCGGGCCTTGTGAAGTTCGACTTCCTCGGGCTCAAGACGTTGACGGTGATCCAGTCGGCGATGAACCTCATTTTCAAATCAGGCCGCCCGCTTCATGTCGCAGCGGACGGGCGCAAGCTTTACGAGCCGGCCGAGGGCGCCGAGAACGAGATCAACGCGATCCCGCTGGATGACGAGCGCACCTATAAACTCTATGCCGACGCAAAAACGGTCGCTGTGTTTCAGGTGGAATCCACAGGTATGATGGATGCGCTCAAGCGCATGAAGCCGACCTGTATCGAGGACATCGTGGCGCTCGTGGCGCTCTATCGTCCCGGCCCGATGGAAAACATCCCCGTTTACTGTGAGGTCAAGCACGGCAAACGGGAGCTGGAATCGATCCACCCGACCATCGACCATATCCTTGCTGAAACGCAGGGCATCATCGTTTATCAGGAACAGGTGATGCAGATCGCGCAGGTCATGGCGGGCTATAGTCTTGGCGGCGCGGACCTTTTGCGCCGCGCGATGGGTAAGAAGATTGCCGAAGAAATGGCCAAGGAACGCCCCAAGTTCATCGAGGGTGCCAAGGCCACGCACAACGTCCCCGAAAAGAAAGCCGGCGAGGTTTTCGATCTTCTGGAGAAATTCGCGAACTACGGTTTCAACAAATCGCACGCGGCTGCCTATGCGGTGGTGTCCTATCAAACCGCATGGCTCAAGGCGAACCATCCCGTCGAATTCATGGCGGGGGTGATGAACTGCGATATCCACCTGACGGATAAGCTCGCCGTTTATTTCCAAGAGGTGAAAAAGGGTCTCGGGATCGATTACATCCCGCCTTGCGTCAACCGATCGCTCGCGACCTTCGATGTGGTCGATCAGAAACTGGTCTATGCGCTGGGCGCGCTCAAGAACGTGGGCGTCGAGGCGATGAAGCTGATCGTGGAAGCGCGCGGCGACAAGCCTTTCGTGAACTTGTTCGATTTCGCCCGCCGCGCGGATTTGAAACGTGTGGGCAAACGACCGTTGGAGATGCTGGCCCGCGCAGGGGCCTTTGACCAACTCGACAGCAATCGGCGCCGCGTATTCGAGAGCCTTGATGCGCTTTCGGGATATTCGGCGGCCGTGCATGAACAAAAGTCGTCCAATCAGGTGTCTCTCTTCGGGGATGCGGGGGATGATTTGCCCGAGCCGCGTTTGCCGCGCTGTGACGACTGGCTGCCTGCGGAACGTCTGGCCGAAGAATTCAAGGCGATCGGGTTCTATCTCTCGGGTCACCCGCTGGACGACTACCTTCCTGCGCTGAAACGCAAGCAGGTGCTGACCCTTGACGAAGTGACGGCCAAGGCCGAGCGCGGTGCGTGTATCGTCAAAATGGCGGGCACGGTGTCGGGACGGCAGGAACGCAAGTCTGCGCGAGGAAACCGCTTTGCTTTTGCGCAGCTTTCCGACCCGACAGGTGGTTACGAGGTGACGATTTTCTCGGATACGCTCGAGGCTTGTCGCGATTTTCTGGAGACCGGTGCACAGGTGGTGCTTCAGGTCGAAGCGACCATGGAAAGCGATCAGCTCAAGCTTCTGGCGCGGTCTGTTTCGCCGATCGATAACGTTGTCGCCGATGCAGGCAGCACGGGGCTAAGGATATTCGTCGACGAGGAAGAGGCGATTGCTTCGGTTGCTTCAGTCCTCGAGAGTGCGCGCCGTGACAAGGTCCGCGGGGGTAGGGGGCCGATCTATTTCTGCCTGCTTCGGCCCGATCTTCCGGGTGAAGTCGAATTGGATATCGGCGAGGAATTTCCGCTCAACCCGCAGATCAAGGGCGCGATCAAGTCGCTGAACGGCGTGATCGAGGTCGAGGAAGTCTAA
- a CDS encoding DUF1489 domain-containing protein, which translates to MTKYTHLIKLSVGSDTVEDLAAWQRLPQAQSPDGYPWHITRMWPKREDDVLNGGSIYWVIKGVIQCRNKITRLDEVMGGDGIRRCAIVCDPELVRVEPTLKRAFQGWRYFKPEDAPADLGRVRDGEDALPASLSAALAEIGVR; encoded by the coding sequence ATGACAAAATACACGCATCTAATCAAGCTCTCGGTCGGATCGGATACGGTCGAAGACCTTGCCGCATGGCAACGGCTCCCTCAAGCACAATCGCCCGACGGATACCCTTGGCACATCACGCGGATGTGGCCCAAGCGCGAGGACGATGTGCTCAATGGTGGGTCGATTTATTGGGTGATCAAGGGCGTCATCCAGTGCCGAAACAAAATTACCCGACTCGACGAAGTGATGGGCGGCGACGGGATCCGACGCTGCGCCATTGTTTGTGACCCTGAACTTGTTCGGGTGGAACCGACGCTCAAGCGCGCTTTTCAGGGCTGGCGCTACTTCAAACCCGAAGATGCACCCGCCGATCTTGGCCGTGTGCGCGACGGCGAAGACGCGCTTCCCGCCAGCCTCAGCGCGGCACTTGCCGAAATCGGCGTGAGATAA
- the hisG gene encoding ATP phosphoribosyltransferase, with protein sequence MSIKLGVPSKGRLMEKTFEWFGARGVKLLKTGSEREYAGAVEGIDGVELVLLSAGEIPRELAAGRIHLGVTGSDLVREKVPAWEQRIAEVAKMGFGGADLIIAVPTFWVDVDTLDDLDAAATAFRKTHGFRLRIATKYHRLVREYLRDNGVADYQLVDSQGATEGTVKNETAEAIADITSTGETLRANGLKILGGGPIHSSQATLFKSRTADWLGENKSILRSLEEALSV encoded by the coding sequence ATGAGCATCAAACTTGGTGTGCCGTCCAAAGGGCGGCTGATGGAAAAAACCTTCGAGTGGTTCGGCGCTCGTGGTGTCAAACTTCTTAAAACGGGTTCCGAGCGCGAATACGCCGGTGCCGTCGAAGGGATCGACGGGGTGGAGCTCGTGCTGCTTTCCGCAGGCGAGATTCCCCGCGAACTCGCCGCAGGCCGTATCCACCTTGGGGTGACTGGCTCTGATCTTGTGCGCGAGAAGGTCCCCGCGTGGGAGCAGCGCATCGCCGAAGTGGCCAAGATGGGCTTTGGCGGTGCCGATCTGATCATAGCCGTTCCCACATTCTGGGTGGATGTCGATACGCTTGATGATCTCGATGCGGCGGCTACGGCTTTTCGCAAGACGCATGGGTTCCGTCTTCGGATCGCGACCAAGTATCACCGTCTGGTGCGCGAGTATCTGCGGGACAACGGGGTCGCCGACTATCAGCTTGTCGATAGCCAAGGCGCAACCGAAGGCACCGTCAAAAACGAGACGGCCGAAGCAATCGCGGACATCACGTCCACGGGCGAAACGCTCCGCGCCAACGGTCTCAAGATCCTTGGCGGTGGCCCGATCCACTCCAGTCAGGCGACGTTGTTCAAGAGCCGCACCGCGGATTGGTTGGGCGAGAACAAATCGATCCTTCGGTCGCTCGAAGAGGCGCTCTCTGTCTGA
- a CDS encoding adenosylcobalamin-dependent ribonucleoside-diphosphate reductase, producing the protein MSRFAAPIAEQIWDMKYRFKDAEGKALDTTVEDTWRRIARALASVEKDAAKWEEKFYSALEDFKYLPAGRITAGAGTARSVTLFNCFVMGTVPDSMGGIFDMLKEAALTMQQGGGIGYDFSTIRPKGALVHGVAADASGPLSFMDVWDAMCRTIMSAGSRRGAMMATMRCDHPDIEHFITAKSDPARLRMFNMSVLVTDPFMEAVKADKSWDLKFNGKIYKTVEARDLWNRIMQSTYDFAEPGVIFIDRINEMNNLNYCETIAATNPCGEQPLPPYGACLLGSINMARLVSNPFEKDAKLDPAALDDLVATAVRMMDNVVDASRFPLEAQAQEAQAKRRIGLGVTGLADALLMVGLKYGTPEAAAQTEAWMKQIARASYLASVELAKEKGAFPLFDKDKFLASGNMKQMDDDVRDAIAKHGIRNALLTSIAPTGTISLYAGNVSSGIEPVFAYAYTRKVLQKDGSRTEEEVVDYAVKLYRDKFGADAELPDYFVNAQTLEPLAHVRMQAAAQKWIDSSISKTINCPEDISFESFKEVYMEAYDTGCKGCTTYRPNDVTGSVLSVSESSDKTPSEAPQTASHDAEVIYMSEPLDRPAALEGNTYKVKWPDSEHAIYITVNDVVIAGHRRPFEVFINSKNMEHFAWTVALTRMISAVFRRGGDVSFVVEELKAVFDPRGGAWMKGKYVPSILAAIGGVLEQHMVAIGFIEGEGKHLKVDPQAEAMVVGEAPRGKACPTCGEYGMKMESGCASCPSCGYSKCG; encoded by the coding sequence ATGTCACGTTTCGCCGCGCCGATCGCAGAACAGATCTGGGATATGAAGTATCGCTTCAAAGATGCGGAGGGCAAAGCGCTCGATACAACTGTCGAGGACACGTGGCGCCGCATTGCGCGCGCGCTTGCATCCGTCGAAAAGGATGCGGCGAAATGGGAAGAGAAATTCTATTCGGCGCTTGAGGACTTCAAATACCTCCCCGCCGGGCGCATCACTGCCGGCGCGGGCACGGCGCGTTCCGTGACACTCTTCAACTGCTTCGTGATGGGCACCGTGCCCGACTCGATGGGCGGTATCTTCGATATGCTCAAAGAGGCGGCTCTTACCATGCAGCAGGGTGGCGGGATCGGTTACGATTTCTCGACCATCCGCCCCAAGGGCGCCTTGGTTCACGGCGTAGCGGCGGATGCATCGGGTCCGCTGTCGTTCATGGATGTCTGGGATGCGATGTGCCGCACCATCATGTCCGCAGGCTCGCGCCGTGGCGCGATGATGGCGACGATGCGCTGCGATCACCCCGATATCGAGCATTTCATCACCGCCAAATCTGATCCCGCACGTCTTCGTATGTTCAACATGTCCGTGCTGGTCACCGATCCCTTCATGGAGGCGGTCAAGGCGGATAAGTCATGGGATCTCAAGTTCAACGGCAAAATCTACAAGACGGTCGAGGCACGTGACCTCTGGAACCGTATCATGCAGTCGACCTATGACTTCGCCGAGCCGGGTGTGATTTTCATCGACCGCATCAACGAGATGAACAATCTCAACTACTGCGAGACGATTGCCGCCACCAACCCCTGTGGCGAGCAGCCCTTGCCGCCCTATGGCGCATGTCTCCTCGGTTCGATCAACATGGCGCGTCTGGTCTCGAACCCGTTCGAAAAGGACGCAAAGCTTGACCCCGCCGCGCTTGATGACCTTGTCGCAACTGCCGTGCGCATGATGGACAACGTTGTCGATGCGTCGCGCTTCCCGCTCGAAGCACAGGCGCAAGAGGCACAGGCCAAGCGTCGTATCGGTCTTGGGGTTACGGGTCTTGCGGATGCTCTCTTGATGGTCGGGCTCAAGTACGGCACGCCCGAAGCGGCGGCGCAGACCGAAGCCTGGATGAAGCAGATCGCGCGCGCGTCCTATCTTGCCTCGGTCGAGCTTGCCAAAGAAAAGGGAGCCTTCCCGCTCTTTGACAAGGACAAGTTCCTTGCCTCCGGCAACATGAAGCAAATGGACGACGATGTGCGCGATGCAATCGCCAAGCACGGCATTCGTAACGCACTTCTCACTTCGATCGCGCCGACGGGCACCATTTCGCTTTATGCAGGCAACGTCTCGTCCGGTATCGAGCCGGTGTTTGCCTATGCCTACACCCGCAAGGTTCTTCAGAAAGACGGCTCGCGCACCGAGGAAGAAGTCGTGGACTATGCCGTCAAGCTTTACCGCGACAAATTCGGCGCGGATGCCGAGCTTCCCGACTATTTCGTCAACGCGCAAACACTCGAGCCGCTGGCACACGTTCGGATGCAGGCCGCCGCGCAAAAGTGGATCGACTCGTCGATCTCCAAGACGATCAATTGCCCCGAAGACATCTCGTTCGAGTCGTTCAAAGAGGTGTATATGGAAGCCTATGATACAGGCTGTAAGGGCTGCACCACCTATCGTCCGAATGATGTGACAGGTTCGGTTCTGTCCGTGTCGGAATCCTCGGACAAAACCCCGAGCGAAGCGCCGCAGACCGCCTCGCATGATGCCGAAGTCATCTATATGTCCGAGCCGCTCGATCGTCCCGCAGCGCTTGAAGGCAATACCTACAAGGTCAAATGGCCCGACAGCGAGCACGCGATTTATATCACCGTCAACGACGTGGTCATCGCAGGCCATCGCCGCCCGTTTGAAGTGTTCATCAACTCCAAGAACATGGAGCACTTTGCATGGACGGTCGCCTTGACCCGTATGATCTCGGCGGTGTTCCGTCGCGGGGGCGATGTGTCCTTTGTGGTGGAAGAGCTCAAGGCCGTGTTCGACCCGCGCGGTGGAGCCTGGATGAAGGGCAAATATGTGCCTTCGATTCTTGCGGCCATCGGTGGTGTACTCGAACAGCACATGGTCGCCATCGGATTCATCGAAGGCGAGGGCAAGCACCTCAAGGTCGATCCCCAAGCCGAAGCCATGGTCGTCGGAGAGGCGCCGCGCGGCAAAGCCTGTCCGACTTGTGGTGAATACGGCATGAAAATGGAGAGCGGCTGCGCGTCTTGTCCGTCATGCGGCTACAGCAAATGCGG
- a CDS encoding ATP phosphoribosyltransferase regulatory subunit, whose translation MPPRPEILLEARRLCAAFEAEGAISVKADVLQPAGTLLDLYGEDIRARAYVTQDPIHGEFVLRPDFTVPVVQMHMETFAEPARYTYAGKVFRRQEEDTGRPNEFIQVGYEVFDGSDPAKADAEVFAVISRELKGLPIRAATGDLGILMAAVRGLETSDARKAALLRHIWRPRRFRALLDRFGGRGQMPASRAALLASADPFAGNHPEIGLRSRSEIEARIVALRADAETAPISSEQIAILDELLSLRETCPNALSALRDIAVDLPAILPAVGRLSERLEAMAARGIDVTDLEFEGSYGRTTLEYYDGFVFGFYATSRPDLPPVATGGRYDALTRQLGQGREVPAVGAVIRPEVVVALKEQA comes from the coding sequence ATGCCGCCGCGTCCCGAAATCCTGCTGGAGGCGCGTCGTCTCTGCGCTGCATTCGAGGCCGAAGGTGCGATCTCGGTAAAGGCCGACGTATTGCAGCCCGCCGGCACGCTGCTCGACCTTTATGGCGAAGATATCCGTGCGCGGGCCTATGTGACCCAAGACCCGATCCACGGCGAGTTCGTGCTGCGTCCCGACTTCACTGTGCCTGTGGTCCAGATGCATATGGAGACCTTTGCCGAGCCTGCACGATATACTTATGCAGGCAAGGTGTTCCGCCGTCAGGAAGAGGACACAGGCCGTCCGAATGAGTTTATTCAGGTCGGTTACGAAGTCTTTGACGGCTCTGACCCCGCCAAGGCGGACGCCGAAGTCTTTGCCGTTATTTCGCGCGAGCTCAAAGGGCTTCCGATCCGCGCCGCTACGGGCGATCTCGGGATCTTGATGGCTGCGGTGCGCGGTCTTGAAACCTCGGACGCGCGCAAGGCTGCGCTTTTGCGCCACATCTGGCGACCGCGCCGTTTCCGCGCTTTGCTGGACCGTTTCGGGGGGCGGGGACAGATGCCTGCCTCGCGTGCGGCGTTGCTTGCCTCTGCCGATCCTTTTGCAGGTAATCATCCCGAGATTGGATTGCGGTCGCGTTCCGAGATCGAAGCACGCATTGTCGCGCTCAGGGCCGATGCCGAGACGGCTCCGATTTCGAGCGAGCAAATCGCGATCCTCGACGAGCTTTTGAGCCTTCGGGAAACCTGTCCGAATGCGCTGAGTGCGCTGCGTGATATCGCTGTCGATCTTCCCGCGATCCTACCCGCTGTTGGGCGGTTGAGCGAGCGGCTCGAAGCCATGGCTGCGCGCGGTATTGATGTGACCGATCTCGAATTCGAAGGCAGCTATGGGCGCACAACCCTCGAATATTACGACGGGTTTGTTTTCGGGTTTTATGCCACGAGCCGTCCTGATCTTCCTCCTGTTGCGACTGGGGGGCGCTATGATGCCCTGACCCGTCAACTCGGTCAGGGCCGCGAGGTTCCCGCAGTTGGCGCAGTGATCCGTCCCGAAGTCGTCGTCGCCCTGAAGGAGCAGGCATGA